In Rhodothermales bacterium, the genomic window TTCTCTTCCGCGTCGAACGGACTGAGCACGTAGTCAGACTGGCTGCCCTCGTCGAACTCCTTGCCGACACCAATGCGCAGGCGCGGAAATTCCTGCGTGTCCAGCCAGTCGATGATATCCTGGATGCCGTTGTGGCCGCCTGAGCCGCCCTTGGGACGCATGCGCAGCTTGCCGAGCGGCAGGTGGATGTCGTCAACGATCACGAGGAGCTCGCTGGGCTCAACCTTCCACTTGCGCACAAACACCTCGAGCGCCGTGCCGCTGCGGTTCATGTAGGTCTGGGGCATGGCCAGACCGAGTTCACGGCCGCGCCACTTGCCCCAGCCGAACAGCATCTCGTCCCGCCTGCGTGTAACCTTGGTGCGCGTGCGCTCAGCGAGCGCATCGATCACCCGGAATCCCACGTTGTGGCGCGTCTCTGCGTATTCCTCCCCGGGATTCCCGAGGCCTACCAGCAGTCGCTTGGCCAAAACCCGAGCCTACTCTTCCGCGTCGTCGCCTTCGGCAGACGGGGCCTCTTCGCCAGCCTCTGCCATGGTGTCGCCCATGAGATCGTCCTCTTCCTCTTCCACTTCCGCGCGGGCGGCCTGGACAAAGAACAGGGTGGAGTTCATCGGGAGACCGAACTCAAACTTCTCGTCTTCGAGTATTTCCAGATGGATGGTGTCGCCGACATCAATGTCGGTCACATCGATCGAGAAGTGATCCGGAATGTCCTTGGGCAGACAGGTGACCTCGAGTTCGTTGAAGCGCTGCACCGGGCGACCGCCATTGCGCTGACCAAGGGACGTGCCAACCAGCTGAAGCGGAACCGTGAGCGTGATCTTCTCGCCGGCCTGCAGCACCTGGAAGTCGGCGTGCATCGGGCGATCCGACACGGGGTGGAAATCCACGTGCTTCAGGATGCAGTCGTAGGTATTGCCGGAAACGGCCACCTCAACGCGGTGAAACTCGTCGGTGTAGATCAGGGGGCGCAGATCCAGCTCGCCTACCTGGAAGGCGACGGGCTCCTGGCTATGTCCGTAGAGGATGCAGGGAACCTCTTCATTGCGACGCGCGGCGCGCGCAGCTCCCTTACCCGCTTCACGGGTCTTGGCGTCCAGTTTGATTACGTCCATGGTTGGTAGGCTTTCAGCAAATAGATAACCCGCGCTACGGCGTAAACAGCGTAGACACGGATTCGTCGGTGTAGATGCGGCGGATGGCGTCGGCAAAGTGGTCGGCCGTGCTGACCACGGTCACCTTGCTCGACGGCCGTCTGAGCGGAATGGTATCGGTCACGATCACCTCCGTCAGCGCGGACGATTCGATGCGCTCGAATGCGGGCCCCGACAGCAGAGGGTGCGTACACGCGGCCCGAATCTCCAGCGCACCGGCCGCTTTCAACGCATTGGCTGCGTTCGTCAGCGTGCCCGCCGTATCAATCATGTCGTCAATGAGCAGGACATTCTTGCCCTCAACGTCGCCGATGATGTTCATCACTTCGGCAACGTTCTGAGTCGGCCGTCGCTTGTCGATCAGGGCCAGATCCGAGCGCATGCGCTTGGCGTGGGCTCTTGCCATCTTGATGCCACCCACATCGGGTGCCACCACGACCAGATTCGACAGGTCCAGCTTTTTCAGGTAGCTGATGAACACCGCGGATCCATACAGATGATCCACTGGAACGTCGAAGAAACCCTGAATCTGAGAGGCGTGCAGATCCATGGTCAGCACCCGGTCTACCCCCGCCGTCGTCAGCAGATTCGCAACCAACTTGGCCGCGATCGACACCCTGGGCTGATCCTTGCGCTCCTGTCGGGCGTATCCGAAGTACGGAATGACCGCAGTGATGCGCGCCGCGGAGGCCCTCTTGGCCGCATCGATCAGCAGCAGCAGCTCCAACAGGTTGTCGGCGTTCGGCTGCGTGGACTGAATCAGGAAAACGTCACACCCGCGGATCGACTCCTCGTAGTGCACATAGATCTCTCCGTCGGAGAAATTCTTGATCTCCACCGTGCCCAGATCCTGGCCGAACGAACGGGCGATGGACTGGGCCAGCGCCGGATTGGACCGGCCGGCAAATATGCTGATAGGATTCGTCATCTGCGGTGGGTCGCAGGGGTGGGGTAAGTTGCCCGAGAAGGACTCGAACCTTCACCGACGGCTCCAAAGGCCGCTGTCCTGCCATTAGACGATCGGGCAAAGGCTGGCTAAGTTAGTCCGCCCTACCCGGGATTATCAACGCACGCGTCAGCCTTCACGCGGAATGGACGGGCGATGGGGTTGCGGGGCCCGCGGCGGGCCGCGGCGGTGGCGTATGCGAGCTGTCGCGCCGGCGTGCCGGGGAGCCGGCCCGCGGAGGCAGTGCCGGCCGCGTGGCAGTGCCGGCCCGGGGCGGCAGTGCCGGCCGCGTGGCAGTGCCGGCCCGGGGCGGCGACCTGTCGCCCCGCACCACCGGCCCCGGGGCTGTGCTAGCCCGTGGCACCGCCGGCCCCGGGGCGCCCCGCCGGC contains:
- a CDS encoding aminoacyl-tRNA hydrolase, producing the protein MAKRLLVGLGNPGEEYAETRHNVGFRVIDALAERTRTKVTRRRDEMLFGWGKWRGRELGLAMPQTYMNRSGTALEVFVRKWKVEPSELLVIVDDIHLPLGKLRMRPKGGSGGHNGIQDIIDWLDTQEFPRLRIGVGKEFDEGSQSDYVLSPFDAEEKDLLDDVLTQSMNAALTFVTDGINVAMNRFNN
- a CDS encoding ribose-phosphate pyrophosphokinase: MTNPISIFAGRSNPALAQSIARSFGQDLGTVEIKNFSDGEIYVHYEESIRGCDVFLIQSTQPNADNLLELLLLIDAAKRASAARITAVIPYFGYARQERKDQPRVSIAAKLVANLLTTAGVDRVLTMDLHASQIQGFFDVPVDHLYGSAVFISYLKKLDLSNLVVVAPDVGGIKMARAHAKRMRSDLALIDKRRPTQNVAEVMNIIGDVEGKNVLLIDDMIDTAGTLTNAANALKAAGALEIRAACTHPLLSGPAFERIESSALTEVIVTDTIPLRRPSSKVTVVSTADHFADAIRRIYTDESVSTLFTP
- a CDS encoding 50S ribosomal protein L25; its protein translation is MDVIKLDAKTREAGKGAARAARRNEEVPCILYGHSQEPVAFQVGELDLRPLIYTDEFHRVEVAVSGNTYDCILKHVDFHPVSDRPMHADFQVLQAGEKITLTVPLQLVGTSLGQRNGGRPVQRFNELEVTCLPKDIPDHFSIDVTDIDVGDTIHLEILEDEKFEFGLPMNSTLFFVQAARAEVEEEEDDLMGDTMAEAGEEAPSAEGDDAEE